In a genomic window of Chitinispirillales bacterium ANBcel5:
- a CDS encoding SPASM domain-containing protein yields the protein MAKFQGKALLPSKFVLSHILPALFQDIRTWSMLPRQLRKYLPSRDPNFDLPIGQISLRVNEICNLRCSSCGQWGENGHLRLKLNRGEKLNQLDFDVVKRIVFETRRDNPFYYIWGGEPTMWKPLLPFFQELAKYNLKGSLVTNAQDLDRILEDLIDTGSLSVLFLSLDGWDSQSQNVMRSPANGKVSNNFEKTIAVMEKADEIKRKKNLVFPMIVPITVISNHNYSHLADIHRLVLDKAQLHPYYYGWFITEERAKLHEKVFEERFGYPPQNHRGYLKSCFNDVDPAQTAKQIEEIHKMSKGRVCYPQFFPDIESEAQIRRYYSDHSWHCGYPRCESIYYACEISPDGRMTPCRDYQDYTVGNINNQPFYDVWNSEAFKTFRIQMKKGLMPVCTRCCGLQGF from the coding sequence ATGGCAAAGTTTCAGGGAAAAGCTCTGCTACCCTCAAAGTTTGTTTTATCTCATATTCTACCAGCTCTCTTTCAAGATATAAGGACCTGGAGCATGCTTCCCCGACAGTTACGAAAGTATCTGCCGTCGCGTGATCCTAATTTTGATCTGCCCATTGGTCAAATATCCCTGAGAGTGAATGAAATCTGTAACCTCAGGTGTTCATCCTGTGGTCAATGGGGAGAAAATGGTCATCTGAGATTAAAACTCAACAGGGGTGAGAAGTTAAACCAACTCGATTTCGATGTAGTAAAACGCATTGTGTTTGAAACTCGCAGAGACAATCCATTCTATTATATTTGGGGTGGAGAACCAACCATGTGGAAACCTCTTCTCCCCTTTTTCCAGGAGCTTGCAAAGTATAATCTCAAGGGTTCTCTTGTCACCAATGCACAGGATCTTGATAGAATACTCGAGGATTTGATTGACACCGGCTCACTTTCGGTTCTGTTTTTGAGTCTTGATGGCTGGGACTCTCAATCCCAAAATGTGATGCGATCACCAGCAAATGGAAAAGTTTCCAACAATTTTGAAAAAACTATTGCTGTGATGGAGAAGGCTGATGAGATCAAAAGGAAAAAAAATCTTGTATTCCCTATGATTGTTCCGATTACAGTAATCTCCAATCACAACTATTCTCATTTGGCCGATATACACCGTCTCGTTTTGGATAAGGCACAACTTCACCCCTATTACTATGGATGGTTTATTACCGAAGAACGTGCAAAACTACATGAGAAGGTTTTTGAAGAGCGCTTTGGATACCCGCCACAAAATCATCGTGGATATCTAAAGTCCTGTTTCAATGATGTAGACCCGGCCCAAACAGCAAAACAGATTGAAGAGATCCACAAAATGTCCAAAGGAAGAGTGTGTTATCCCCAGTTCTTTCCGGATATCGAAAGTGAAGCACAGATAAGACGGTACTATTCCGATCACTCCTGGCACTGTGGATACCCAAGATGTGAAAGTATCTACTATGCATGTGAAATTTCCCCTGATGGCAGAATGACCCCTTGCCGTGATTACCAGGACTACACTGTCGGTAATATCAACAACCAGCCCTTTTACGACGTTTGGAACAGCGAAGCTTTTAAGACGTTTCGTATTCAGATGAAAAAAGGGCTCATGCCAGTTTGTACCAGGTGCTGTGGATTGCAGGGGTTCTAA